In the Telopea speciosissima isolate NSW1024214 ecotype Mountain lineage chromosome 2, Tspe_v1, whole genome shotgun sequence genome, one interval contains:
- the LOC122650314 gene encoding cationic amino acid transporter 1-like isoform X2, with translation MEGDNRALRKKGWFYTKDDFLPEESFKNWGNYAKALSETGMRLKDRILTRSLDDIELNEVKARSQYEMKKSLTWWDLIWLGIGAIIGTGIFVLTGKEAKDDAGPAVVISYVVSGISAMLSVFCYTEFAVEIPAAGGSFAYLRVEMGDFMAFIAAGNIIFEYLAGGAAVARSWSSYLATLLNHSPNDFRITAHNLPDDYNQLDPIAVGIIIAVCIAAILSTKTSSRFNYVASIIHIIIIVFIIITGLTKGNIKNYSTFAPYGARGIFKGSAVLFFAYVGFDAVSTLAEETKNPGRDIPIGLVGSMAIITLAYCLMAATLCLMQPYDQIDPDAPFAIAFKAAGMGWAKYIVALGALKGMTSVLLVSAMGQARYLTHIARTHMVPPCLAYVHPKYGTPVSATVTMLVATSVIAFFTDLNILSNLLSISTLFIFMLVAVALLVRRYYLTGVTSQRHQTLLIAFLVLMLASSIGTAILWAMEVTWWLPFVATFFVWFISTVGLWMFVPQARNPKVWGVPLVPWLPSLSILINIFLLGSIDSQSFMRFGIWTGGLLVYYFFFGLHASYDTAKEASEKREEMAKQGQMEGGANVPT, from the exons ATGGAAGGCGATAATAGAGCATTGAGAAAGAAAGGATGGTTTTATACTAAAGATGATTTCTTGCCTGAGGAATCCTTTAAGAACTGGGGTAATTATGCCAAGGCATTGAGTGAGACTGGAATGAGATTGAAGGACCGAATTCTTACTCGGTCTTTGGATGACATCGAGCTAAACGAAGTGAAGGCTAGAAGCCAGTATGAGATGAAGAAGAGTCTCACTTGGTGGGATCTCATATGGCTGGGTATCGGTGCCATTATTGGTACTGGTATCTTTGTTTTAACTGGTAAAGAGGCCAAAGATGATGCTGGCCCTGCTGTCGTTATCTCCTATGTTGTCTCTGGTATCTCAGCCATGCTCTCTGTGTTTTGTTATACTGAATTCGCCGTTGAAATCCCAGCAGCAG GTGGGTCCTTTGCATATCTGAGGGTGGAGATGGGTGACTTCATGGCCTTTATCGCAGCCGGAAACATCATCTTTGAGTACTTGGCAGGTGGAGCGGCTGTTGCTCGCTCATGGAGTTCTTATCTCGCAACACTTCTCAACCACAGCCCCAATGACTTTCGCATCACAGCCCATAATCTCCCTGATGACTACAACCAACTAGACCCAATTGCTGTGGGCATCATTATTGCTGTCTGCATTGCAGCCATTCTCAGCACCAAAACCTCTTCTCGGTTCAATTATGTTGCTTCTATAATACACATTATCATCATAGTCTTCATCATTATAACAGGGCTCACTAAGGGCAATATCAAGAACTACTCTACATTTGCTCCCTATGGTGCTCGCGGCATCTTCAAGGGTTCAGCTGTGCTCTTCTTTGCCTATGTTGGGTTCGATGCAGTGTCAACCCTTGCAGAGGAAACAAAAAACCCTGGCCGAGATATCCCTATCGGTCTTGTAGGATCCATGGCCATTATCACATTGGCATACTGTTTAATGGCAGCTACACTTTGCCTAATGCAGCCTTATGATCAGATCGACCCCGATGCACCATTCGCTATAGCCTTCAAGGCCGCCGGAATGGGCTGGGCCAAGTACATTGTTGCCCTCGGCGCCTTAAAGGGCATGACTAGTGTCTTGCTAGTCAGTGCCATGGGTCAAGCAAGGTACCTTACCCACATTGCTAGAACACATATGGTTCCTCCCTGTTTGGCTTATGTTCATCCCAAGTACGGAACCCCAGTCAGTGCCACAGTCACCATGTTAGTCGCTACTTCTGTCATTGCTTTCTTCACTGATCTTAATATCCTTTCCAACTTACTCTCTATCTCCACACTCTTTATCTTCATGCTTGTGGCTGTCGCCCTCCTTGTTCGTAGATATTATTTGACTGGAGTTACCTCACAAAGACATCAAACCTTGCTCATTGCATTCCTTGTACTGATGCTTGCTTCATCTATTGGAACTGCAATCTTATGGGCAATGGAAGTGACATGGTGGCTCCCATTTGTAGCTACATTTTTTGTATGGTTCATTTCAACAGTTGGGCTTTGGATGTTTGTGCCGCAGGCTAGAAATCCTAAAGTTTGGGGGGTTCCATTAGTGCCATGGTTGCCGTCATTGTCAATTTTGATCAATATTTTCCTTCTAGGCTCAATTGATAGTCAATCATTCATGAGATTTGGGATTTGGACAGGGGGGTTATTGGTGTACTATTTCTTCTTTGGCCTCCATGCTTCATATGACACTGCAAAAGAGGCCAgtgagaaaagagaggagatggCAAAGCAAGGGCAGATGGAAGGAGGTGCAAATGTTCCAACTTAG
- the LOC122650314 gene encoding cationic amino acid transporter 1-like isoform X3, with protein sequence MRLKDRILTRSLDDIELNEVKARSQYEMKKSLTWWDLIWLGIGAIIGTGIFVLTGKEAKDDAGPAVVISYVVSGISAMLSVFCYTEFAVEIPAAGGSFAYLRVEMGDFMAFIAAGNIIFEYLAGGAAVARSWSSYLATLLNHSPNDFRITAHNLPDDYNQLDPIAVGIIIAVCIAAILSTKTSSRFNYVASIIHIIIIVFIIITGLTKGNIKNYSTFAPYGARGIFKGSAVLFFAYVGFDAVSTLAEETKNPGRDIPIGLVGSMAIITLAYCLMAATLCLMQPYDQIDPDAPFAIAFKAAGMGWAKYIVALGALKGMTSVLLVSAMGQARYLTHIARTHMVPPCLAYVHPKYGTPVSATVTMLVATSVIAFFTDLNILSNLLSISTLFIFMLVAVALLVRRYYLTGVTSQRHQTLLIAFLVLMLASSIGTAILWAMEVTWWLPFVATFFVWFISTVGLWMFVPQARNPKVWGVPLVPWLPSLSILINIFLLGSIDRKSFMRFGLWTVLLLVYYFFVGLHASYDTAKETFERRAEATKQFQKIEEGITNSGT encoded by the exons ATGAGATTGAAGGACCGAATTCTTACTCGGTCTTTGGATGACATCGAGCTAAACGAAGTGAAGGCTAGAAGCCAGTATGAGATGAAGAAGAGTCTCACTTGGTGGGATCTCATATGGCTGGGTATCGGTGCCATTATTGGTACTGGTATCTTTGTTTTAACTGGTAAAGAGGCCAAAGATGATGCTGGCCCTGCTGTCGTTATCTCCTATGTTGTCTCTGGTATCTCAGCCATGCTCTCTGTGTTTTGTTATACTGAATTCGCCGTTGAAATCCCAGCAGCAG GTGGGTCCTTTGCATATCTGAGGGTGGAGATGGGTGACTTCATGGCCTTTATCGCAGCCGGAAACATCATCTTTGAGTACTTGGCAGGTGGAGCGGCTGTTGCTCGCTCATGGAGTTCTTATCTCGCAACACTTCTCAACCACAGCCCCAATGACTTTCGCATCACAGCCCATAATCTCCCTGATGACTACAACCAACTAGACCCAATTGCTGTGGGCATCATTATTGCTGTCTGCATTGCAGCCATTCTCAGCACCAAAACCTCTTCTCGGTTCAATTATGTTGCTTCTATAATACACATTATCATCATAGTCTTCATCATTATAACAGGGCTCACTAAGGGCAATATCAAGAACTACTCTACATTTGCTCCCTATGGTGCTCGCGGCATCTTCAAGGGTTCAGCTGTGCTCTTCTTTGCCTATGTTGGGTTCGATGCAGTGTCAACCCTTGCAGAGGAAACAAAAAACCCTGGCCGAGATATCCCTATCGGTCTTGTAGGATCCATGGCCATTATCACATTGGCATACTGTTTAATGGCAGCTACACTTTGCCTAATGCAGCCTTATGATCAGATCGACCCCGATGCACCATTCGCTATAGCCTTCAAGGCCGCCGGAATGGGCTGGGCCAAGTACATTGTTGCCCTCGGCGCCTTAAAGGGCATGACTAGTGTCTTGCTAGTCAGTGCCATGGGTCAAGCAAGGTACCTTACCCACATTGCTAGAACACATATGGTTCCTCCCTGTTTGGCTTATGTTCATCCCAAGTACGGAACCCCAGTCAGTGCCACAGTCACCATGTTAGTCGCTACTTCTGTCATTGCTTTCTTCACTGATCTTAATATCCTTTCCAACTTACTCTCTATCTCCACACTCTTTATCTTCATGCTTGTGGCTGTCGCCCTCCTTGTTCGTAGATATTATTTGACTGGAGTTACCTCACAAAGACATCAAACCTTGCTCATTGCATTCCTTGTACTGATGCTTGCTTCATCTATTGGAACTGCAATCTTATGGGCAATGGAAGTGACATGGTGGCTCCCATTTGTAGCTACATTTTTTGTATGGTTCATTTCAACAGTTGGGCTTTGGATGTTTGTGCCGCAGGCTAGAAATCCTAAAGTTTGGGGGGTTCCATTAGTGCCATGGTTGCCGTCATTGTCAATTTTGATCAATATTTTCCTTCTAGGCTCAATTGATA GGAAGTCATTCATGCGGTTTGGACTATGGACTGTTCTCCTATTGGTGTACTATTTCTTCGTCGGCCTCCATGCTTCATATGACACTGCAAAGGAGACCTTTGAGAGAAGGGCAGAAGCTACCAAACAGTTTCAGAAGATCGAAGAGGGAATTACGAATTCTGGAACCTGA
- the LOC122651152 gene encoding uncharacterized protein LOC122651152 has product MGKGGCGDESLDTPFYGEPVPLIGLYIASATLVCFFSMTYDLVHGFVRKKPFIPCKLFPINSFTMTLLSVATKIPADLTTYMPRVEDQLSKLTGTALLCISLGFYMPSLGTTGPSERYGNLAALSVMVITLVVNVCIQMGTGVIYGFIIEHIIIMVCILLLLLFLWSSAIAFRSQTECRGPYLSKISEAKDNAKDVNGLRKLLVKLHVLNYTGNPQTLLCETSHHNAFGLLCTISLAVVLQAMLRSFALKNMWLHMRLHCNGGDVSDYKWSIPVVIVSQFLTILVGTVSIIYRWISFLGHTHGEDVRAHQSYYSPELELEYLKLNTLSFRFLNKNFSSVFLVAKNFVMDVLIHTQIVLYTCSSLFIGLPIYTVKKFLKYIISFDNEQSDEDIDEMYTSAMRGFVLSFVNDDIFHPWISKMAMKDMMRWRNTYKSRDCCATQLIQLISKCPLASVSKSECVIFIRKLEATGEEFLKGFVETDCLGEIFKIKYDYRVSCVSVLVLTRMLAELFPSSRAESLKHILEALNESFETIYFVDQKTTDASSMLDEARWTSAKDVWAQWENPNHWFRSKIISPAFKKCSLKKSEESELKPQHVLEFLGYASQAIEEFFRQNFEDLFFSALFGVSLTKKHVTLIAIEFSIICKFILEQNYESVEDVFDFLEMCFVKILCFNLSSLPLAILKEINGDDPFEIGERRVKKAFKFFCELELLGDTIEWSWPATFVLESQANDVRSLVQAELSSSFPLSSLAAAADGAAYATDDDDDDTIRENWV; this is encoded by the coding sequence atggGCAAAGGAGGGTGTGGGGATGAAAGTCTCGATACACCATTTTATGGTGAACCTGTTCCTTTGATTGGCCTTTACATTGCATCTGCAACATTGGTATGCTTCTTTTCCATGACTTATGATTTAGTTCATGGATTTGTTCGAAAGAAACCATTTATTCCATGTAAATTGTTTCCTATCAACTCATTCACCATGACATTGCTATCAGTAGCTACAAAAATCCCAGCTGATCTTACCACATATATGCCTAGAGTTGAGGATCAACTCTCTAAGCTCACTGGCACTGCTTTGTTGTGCATTTCACTTGGGTTTTATATGCCTTCACTCGGGACTACTGGCCCATCCGAGCGCTATGGAAACTTGGCAGCATTGAGTGTGATGGTGATTACTTTGGTTGTTAATGTGTGTATACAAATGGGTACAGGTGTGATCTATGGTTTCATAATAGAACATATCATCATTATGGTCTGCATCTTATTATTGCTTTTGTTCTTGTGGTCATCTGCTATagcttttagaagccaaacagaGTGTAGAGGGCCGTACTTATCTAAAATTTCTGAAGCTAAAGACAATGCAaaagatgtaaatggattgagAAAACTTTTAGTGAAACTCCATGTACTCAATTATACAGGCAACCCTCAAACATTGTTATGTGAAACTTCGCATCATAACGCTTTTGGCTTACTGTGTACCATTTCTTTAGCAGTTGTCTTACAAGCCATGTTGAGGTCATTTGCCCTAAAAAATATGTGGTTGCATATGAGGTTACATTGCAATGGTGGTGATGTTTCTGACTACAAATGGTCGATTCCGGTCGTGATTGTGTCCCAATTTCTAACCATTTTAGTGGGGACTGTCTCTATCATCTATAGATGGATTTCTTTTCTCGGCCATACTCACGGGGAAGATGTTCGTGCACATCAAAGTTATTACAGTCCAGAACTTGAATTAGAATATCTGAAGTTGAACACCTTATCTTTTAGGTTCCTCAATAAAAATTTCTCTAGTGTCTTTCTAGTTGCCAAAAACTTTGTCATGGATGTGCTTATACACACTCAAATAGTGTTGTATACATGTAGCAGTCTCTTCATTGGTCTCCCAATTTACACTGTTAAGAAATTCTTGAAGTATATAATTTCATTTGATAATGAGCAATCAGATGAGGATATTGATGAAATGTATACTTCAGCGATGCGGGGTTTTGTATTATCATTTGTGAATGACGACATTTTCCATCCTTGGATTAGTAAAATGGCCATGAAAGACATGATGAGATGGAGAAACACATATAAGAGCAGGGACTGTTGTGCAACTCAACTCATCCAATTAATATCTAAATGTCCTCTTGCTTCTGTTTCTAAATCAGAATGTGTCATCTTCATTAGAAAATTAGAAGCCACAGGGGAAGAATTTTTAAAGGGATTTGTGGAAACTGATTGCTTGGgagaaatattcaaaatcaaataTGATTACAGAGTTTCATGCGTATCAGTCTTGGTTCTTACAAGAATGCTTGCAGAATTGTTTCCATCTTCCCGTGCTGAATCTCTAAAGCACATCTTAGAAGCCTTGAATGAGTCATTTGAAACCATATATTTTGTGGACCAGAAGACTACTGATGCTTCTAGCATGTTAGATGAAGCAAGATGGACTTCTGCAAAAGATGTATGGGCGCAATGGGAGAATCCCAATCATTGGTTCCGAAGTAAGATCATCTCTCCTGCATTCAAGAAGTGTTCATTGAAGAAATCTGAAGAATCCGAGTTAAAGCCACAACATGTCCTTGAATTTCTTGGGTATGCTAGTCAAGCTATTGAAGAATTTTTTCGTCAAAATTTTGAGGACTTGTTTTTCTCTGCCTTATTTGGTGTGTCATTGACTAAGAAGCATGTGACTCTGATTGCAATTGAATTTTCAATCATTTGCAAATTCATTCTAGAGCAAAATTATGAATCAGTTGAGGATGTATTTGATTTCTTAGAAATGTGTTTTGTAAAGATACTCTGTTTTAACCTCTCTAGTCTCCCACTAGCCATATTGAAAGAGATCAATGGAGATGATCCATTTGAAATAGGTGAAAGAAGAGTGAAAAAAGCCTTCAAGTTCTTTTGTGAACTTGAGTTGTTAGGTGACACAATCGAATGGTCATGGCCAGCTACATTTGTCCTTGAAAGTCAAGCAAATGATGTCCGTTCTCTTGTTCAAGCCGAGCTTTCGAGTTCTTTTCCATTATCTTcccttgctgctgctgctgatggtGCTGCTTATGCtacagatgatgatgatgatgatacaatTAGagaaaattgggtttga
- the LOC122650312 gene encoding cationic amino acid transporter 1-like isoform X1, whose product MGASSDYSEGGGAGNRRGCSCTKDDFLPEESFRSWSNYGRALSETGMRLKSRVLSRSQDQTELTQVKGRSQHEMKKSLSWWDLIWFGIGSVIASGIFVLTGLEANGVAGPAVVLSYVVSGISAMLSVFCYTEFAVEIPVAGGSFAYLRVELGDFVAFIAAGNILLEYVIGGAAVARSWTSYFATLCNHSPNDFRINVQEKLGENYGYLDPIAVIVVTIISVLAVLSIKGSSRFNYIATIIHVMVIFFIIIAGLTKANTKNYTPFTPYGVRGIFKASAVLFFAYVGFDAVATMAEETKNPVRDIPIGLVGSILIITIVYCVLAITLCLMQPYNQIDKDAPFSVAFQLVGMDWAKYLVAAGALKGMTTALLVLVVGMARYLTHIARTHMVPPWFAQVHEKTGTPINSTITMFIAVSFIAFFTSLNILSNLVSISTLFIFMSVAIALLVRRYYVSRVTKPVHRNILILSLIFIIGSSIATAAYWGMSNTGWIGYTITVPMWFLATLALCVFVPKAREPERWGVPFVPWLPSASIAINSFLLGSIDKDSFFRFGAWTGLLLVYYLFLGLHASYDSAKELAEKRVQDTTSTKIEVGDTKVESMEV is encoded by the exons GAGGAGCAGGGAATCGTAGAGGGTGTTCGTGCACAAAGGATGATTTCCTTCCTGAGGAGTCCTTCAGGAGCTGGAGCAACTATGGCAGAGCCCTTAGCGAGACAGGGATGAGATTGAAGAGCCGAGTGCTGAGTCGGTCCCAAGATCAAACCGAGTTGACCCAGGTGAAGGGTCGGAGTCAACATGAGATGAAGAAGAGCCTCTCATGGTGGGATCTCATCTGGTTTGGTATTGGCTCCGTCATCGCTTCCGGAATCTTCGTTCTCACCGGTCTTGAAGCGAATGGAGTTGCTGGACCTGCCGTTGTTCTCTCCTACGTTGTCTCTGGAATCTCTGCCATGCTTTCTGTGTTCTGCTACACAGAGTTTGCTGTAGAAATTCCTGTTGCAG GTGGATCCTTTGCATACCTCAGGGTGGAGCTAGGTGACTTTGTAGCTTTCATCGCCGCCGGCAACATCCTCCTTGAATATGTCATTGGAGGAGCTGCCGTGGCCAGGTCGTGGACTTCCTACTTTGCCACTCTATGCAACCATAGCCCTAATGATTTCCGCATCAATGTCCAAGAAAAACTCGGCGAAAACTATGGCTACCTCGACCCCATTGCCGTGATTGTTGTCACCATCATCTCTGTTCTTGCTGTCCTTAGTATCAAGGGCTCATCCCGCTTCAACTACATTGCCACCATCATTCATGTCATGGTCATTTTCTTCATCATTATTGCAGGACTCACCAAAGCTAACACCAAGAACTACACCCCATTTACACCCTATGGTGTCCGAGGCATCTTTAAGGCCTCGGCGGTTTTATTCTTCGCCTATGTTGGTTTCGATGCAGTGGCTACAATGGCTGAGGAAACTAAGAACCCCGTCCGGGATATCCCAATTGGGCTTGTTGGATCAATATTGATCATTACAATCGTTTATTGCGTACTTGCTATCACATTGTGCCTAATGCAGCCATACAATCAAATAGACAAGGATGCCCCTTTTTCGGTAGCATTTCAATTGGTTGGGATGGATTGGGCTAAGTATCTTGTTGCCGCCGGAGCATTGAAGGGCATGACGACCGCCTTGCTAGTCTTGGTCGTTGGTATGGCACGGTATCTGACCCACATTGCTCGTACTCACATGGTACCCCCATGGTTTGCTCAAGTCCATGAAAAAACTGGTACTCCTATTAATTCCACTATAACCATGTTTATTGCTGTTTCCTTCATTGCCTTCTTCACTAGCCTTAATATCCTCTCCAACCTCGTCTCCATCTCCACACTCTTCATCTTCATGAGTGTTGCCATTGCTCTTCTTGTTCGCCGTTACTATGTGAGCAGGGTGACGAAGCCGGTGCACAGGAACATACTCATTCTTTCCCTGATCTTCATTATTGGATCCTCAATTGCCACTGCAGCTTACTGGGGTATGAGCAACACTGGATGGATTGGGTACACAATTACCGTGCCAATGTGGTTCTTGGCAACGCTTGCGTTGTGTGTGTTTGTTCCGAAAGCTAGGGAACCGGAGCGGTGGGGGGTGCCATTTGTGCCATGGTTACCATCAGCTTCAATTGCTATTAACAGCTTCCTCCTTGGTTCAATTGATAAGGACTCATTCTTCAGGTTTGGAGCCTGGACTGGACTGCTCTTGGTTTACTATTTGTTCTTAGGGCTTCATGCATCCTATGATTCGGCGAAGGAATTGGCCGAGAAGAGAGTCCAGGATACCACATCTACAAAGATTGAAGTGGGAGACACAAAGGTAGAGTCAATGGAGGTGTAA
- the LOC122650314 gene encoding cationic amino acid transporter 1-like isoform X1, translated as MEGGDSGALRKRGCCFTKDDFLPEESFKSWGNYGKAFGETGTRLKDRLLTRSLDEIELNEVKATSQNDMKKSLSWWDLIWLGVGAVIGSGIFVLTGQEAKEDAGPAVVLSYAISGLTAMLSVFCYTEFAVEIPVAGGSFAYLRVEMGDFVAFIAAGNIMFEYLVSCAAVARSCSSYLATLFNKDPNFFRITAHILPENYNKLDLAAVFIIIVLYIVAILSTKVSSRFNYITSMIHVITIGFIIVAGLTKADIKNYSDFAPYGTQGIFRGAAVLFFSFTGFDVVSTLAEETKNPARDIPIGLVGSMSIITLVYCIMAATLCLMQPYDKIDPDAPFSIAFNAAGMGWAKYIVAFGALKGMISVLLVCAIGQARYLTHIARTHMVPPCLARVNAKFGTPVNATVVILVGTAAIAFFTSLDILSDLVSISTLFVFMLVAMALLVRRYYVSGVTSPRHQSLLIVFLLLIFVSSIVIAVLWGMGETRWAPYAVPLIVWFLSTLGIRVFVPQSRNPKVWGAPLVPWLPSLSIVMDVFLLGSIEGKSFMRFGLWTVLLLVYYFFVGLHASYDTAKETFERRAEATKQFQKIEEGITNSGT; from the exons ATGGAGGGTGGTGATAGTGGAGCATTGAGAAAAAGAGGATGTTGTTTTACCAAAGATGATTTCTTGCCTGAGGAGTCCTTCAAGAGCTGGGGGAACTATGGTAAGGCCTTTGGAGAGACTGGAACGCGGTTGAAGGACCGACTTCTTACTCGGTCCCTTGATGAGATAGAACTAAATGAAGTAAAGGCCACAAGCCAGAATGACATGAAGAAGAGTCTCTCTTGGTGGGATCTCATCTGGCTGGGTGTAGGTGCTGTTATTGGTAGTGGTATCTTTGTTCTTACCGGTCAAGAAGCCAAAGAAGATGCTGGCCCTGCAGTTGTTCTGTCCTATGCCATCTCTGGTTTAACAGCCATGCTCTCTGTCTTCTGTTACACTGAATTTGCTGTTGAAATCCCTGTAGCAG GTGGATCTTTTGCATATCTAAGAGTAGAAATGGGTGATTTCGTAGCTTTCATCGCAGCTGGAAATATCATGTTCGAGTATTTGGTCAGCTGTGCAGCTGTTGCTCGCTCTTGCAGTTCCTACCTTGCAACCCTTTTCAACAAAGATCCCAATTTTTTCCGCATAACTGCCCATATCCTCCCCGAAAATTACAATAAACTCGACCTGGCGGCTGTTTTCATCATCATTGTTCTCTACATTGTAGCTATTCTTAGCACCAAAGTTTCCTCCCGCTTCAATTACATCACTTCTATGATACATGTTATTACAATTGGCTTTATCATTGTTGCTGGCCTAACCAAGGCTGACATCAAGAACTACTCTGATTTTGCTCCTTATGGCACCCAAGGAATCTTCAGGGGTGCAGCTgtcctcttcttctcattcACTGGGTTTGATGTGGTGTCAACCCTTGCAGAGGAAACAAAGAACCCTGCCAGGGATATCCCTATCGGTCTTGTAGGATCCATGAGCATCATCACATTGGTATACTGCATAATGGCAGCCACACTTTGCCTAATGCAACCTTATGATAAGATTGACCCTGATGCACCATTCTCTATAGCCTTCAATGCTGCTGGGATGGGATGGGCTAAGTACATTGTTGCATTCGGGGCCTTGAAGGGCATGATAAGCGTTCTCCTCGTCTGTGCCATTGGTCAAGCAAGGTACCTTACACACATTGCTCGGACACACATGGTGCCTCCCTGTTTGGCTCGTGTCAATGCTAAGTTTGGAACTCCGGTCAATGCCACAGTCGTCATACTTGTTGGTACTGCTGCCATTGCTTTCTTCACTAGTCTTGATATCCTTTCCGACCTAGTTTCTATCTCCACACTCTTTGTCTTTATGCTCGTAGCCATGGCCCTCCTTGTCCGAAGGTACTATGTGAGTGGTGTTACCTCCCCAAGACACCAATCCTTGCTCATTGTATTTCTTTTACTCATATTTGTGTCATCGATAGTAATTGCGGTGCTGTGGGGAATGGGAGAAACACGGTGGGCACCTTATGCGGTTCCATTGATTGTGTGGTTCCTTTCTACCCTTGGGATCAGGGTTTTTGTTCCTCAATCTCGAAATCCTAAGGTATGGGGTGCTCCTCTTGTGCCATGGTTGCCATCATTGTCAATTGTTATGGATGTGTTCCTTCTAGGCTCAATTGAAGGGAAGTCATTCATGCGGTTTGGACTATGGACTGTTCTCCTATTGGTGTACTATTTCTTCGTCGGCCTCCATGCTTCATATGACACTGCAAAGGAGACCTTTGAGAGAAGGGCAGAAGCTACCAAACAGTTTCAGAAGATCGAAGAGGGAATTACGAATTCTGGAACCTGA